One genomic region from Mauremys reevesii isolate NIE-2019 linkage group 7, ASM1616193v1, whole genome shotgun sequence encodes:
- the LOC120369079 gene encoding RNA-binding protein 4-like → MVKIFVGGVSPSVTVDELKKLFEQYGQVNECDILKNFAFVHMEKEDEAHKAISELHKQEFYGAHLTVEYATSKIRNATKIYVGNVSSKATTAQIKELFEKFGKVVECDIVKNYAFVHMAKEREAMDAILNLNDMPLEDQKIFVTLSKSNNSLKTTKGTSVPPPPPALPSYYFPRGRIPPPPSPYTPYATRSWYDREYYDRFAYELYDRALTARTAYERALPPPPSTPTAYRERSPVGRRTTAAVAQYTDPYAAAAAAQTYSQVYNQTGYAAVAAAAAAAATYSQYSMGATYSAGEYYEKYSNGYATQYAQTY, encoded by the coding sequence ATGGTGAAGATCTTTGTGGGAGGGGTCTCCCCTTCTGTCACAGTGGATGAGCTGAAGAAGCTCTTCGAGCAGTATGGACAGGTAAACGAGTGTGACATCCTGAAGAACTTCGCCTTTGTGCACATGGAAAAGGAGGACGAGGCCCACAAGGCCATCAGCGAGCTGCACAAGCAGGAGTTCTACGGGGCCCACCTGACGGTAGAGTACGCCACCTCCAAGATCCGTAACGCCACCAAGATCTATGTGGGCAATGTCTCCAGCAAGGCCACCACAGCCCAGATCAAGGAGCTCTTTGAGAAGTTTGGCAAGGTGGTGGAGTGTGACATTGTCAAGAACTACGCCTTTGTCCACATGGCCAAGGAGAGAGAAGCCATGGACGCCATCTTGAACCTCAACGACATGCCTCTGGAGGACCAGAAGATCTTTGTAACACTGTCCAAGAGCAACAACTCGCTCAAGACAACCAAGGGGACCTCTGTGCCACCTCCACCACCTGCACTGCCCAGTTACTACTTCCCCAGGGGGCGCATCCCCCCGCCACCGTCTCCATATACCCCATATGCAACCCGATCTTGGTATGACCGGGAATATTACGACCGCTTTGCTTATGAGCTCTATGACCGGGCGTTGACTGCCAGGACAGCATACGAGAGGGCCCTGCCACCTCCGCCCTCTACCCCCACTGCCTACAGAGAGAGGAGCCCTGTGGGCAGGCGGACGACTGCTGCAGTGGCCCAGTATACTGATCCCTACGCTGCTGCGGCTGCTGCCCAGACATACAGCCAAGTGTACAACCAAACGGGTTATGCAGCAGTGGCGGCTGCAGCCGCAGCAGCAGCTACCTACTCCCAGTACAGCATGGGTGCCACCTACAGTGCAGGGGAGTACTATGAGAAATACAGCAACGGCTATGCCACTCAGTATGCCCAGACGTACTAA
- the BATF2 gene encoding basic leucine zipper transcriptional factor ATF-like 2, whose amino-acid sequence MHVYSMERFGTNPLSQSSTSCLSEDSQDGNILMVGANSLEEKKLKRRQKNRAAAQRSRQKHTEKADELHQQHEQLEQNNTALKKEIEALKEELMYWNQMLKDHESTCPDMLTPSLPTQTPLLHWLDRGIQ is encoded by the exons ATGCATGTCTATAGCATGGAGCGCTTTGGGACTAACCCTCTGTCCCAGAGCAGCACTAGCTGCCTCTCTGAGGACTCGCAGGATGGGAATATACTAATGGTTGGAGCG AATTCTTTGGAAGAAAAGAAGCTGAAAAGACGTCAAAAGAATCGTGCAGCTGCCCAGAGGAGCCGACAGAAGCACACGGAGAAGGCAGATGAGCTCCATCAG CAACACGAGCAGCTGGAGCAGAATAACACAGCCCTGAAGAAGGAGATTGAGGCCCTGAAGGAGGAGTTGATGTACTGGAATCAAATGCTCAAGGACCACGAATCCACCTGCCCAGACATGCTGACTCCCTCCTTGCCAACACAGACCCCCCTTCTGCACTGGCTGGACCGGGGGATACAGTGA